Proteins from a single region of Ananas comosus cultivar F153 linkage group 3, ASM154086v1, whole genome shotgun sequence:
- the LOC109708136 gene encoding uncharacterized protein LOC109708136: MTKAAAAASLAAAAAAADRRVAFFEGSKGREAKKVEEEQGSRMMRSVDSGSLKKKKMTTTTKGEEKFAPRFDGLRFIETLVTAHR; the protein is encoded by the exons ATGACGaaggccgccgccgctgcctccctcgccgccgccgccgcagcagccgATCGCCGCGTCGCCTTCTTCGAG GGATCGAAGGGGAGGGAGGCGAAAAaggtggaggaggagcaggGATCGAGAATGATGCGATCGGTGGATTCGGGAtcgttgaagaagaagaagatgacgacgacgacgaaggggGAGGAGAAGTTCGCGCCGCGATTCGACGGGTTGCGCTTCATCGAGACGCTGGTGACGGCGCACCGATAG